A window of the Helianthus annuus cultivar XRQ/B chromosome 4, HanXRQr2.0-SUNRISE, whole genome shotgun sequence genome harbors these coding sequences:
- the LOC110935698 gene encoding palmitoyl-monogalactosyldiacylglycerol delta-7 desaturase, chloroplastic isoform X2: MKNLISVSNPVKESEYGKILFSDVLVTNKRNLFMGRKWRTHDIRMVLWFLFIHLLALLAPFTFTWGAFWAATFTYTLFGSCGLSVSYHRNLAHRSFKLPKWLEYTFAYIGLLSIQYQERNNVEDLKNQAFYRFLKRTYALHTIAFTALLYVVGGFSYIVWVLGVAGTLGYHGTFLVNSVCHIWGSHVWNTGDLSKNNWWVALLSFGEGWHNNHHAFEYSARHGLEWWQIDVGWYIIRFLEVVGLATNVKLPSKDHKLKMSFASLNKFE, encoded by the exons ATGAAAAACTTGATATCAGTTTCCAATCCCGTAAAAGAGTCCGAATATGGCAAAATACTGTTCTCCGATGTGTTAGTTACAAACAAGAGAAACCTCTTCATGGGTCGTAAATGGAGGACTCACGATATCAGAATGGTTCTGTGGTTCTTGTTCATTCATTTGCTTGCACTTTTGGCCCCCTTTACGTTTACTTGGGGCGCATTCTGGGCTGCAACTTTCACTTACACGTTGTTTGGATCATGCGGTCTAAGTGTGTCGTATCATCGTAACCTAGCACACCGTAGTTTCAAGCTGCCCAAGTGGCTTGAGTACACCTTTGCTTATATTGGACTCCTATCTATACAG TATCAAGAACGAAATAATGTTGAGGATTTAAAGAACCAAGCATTCTATAGATTCCTTAAAAGAACATACGCATTGCATACAATTGCATTTACAGCTCTCCTATATGTTGTTGGTGGATTCTCCTATATTGTTTGGGTTTTG GGAGTGGCAGGCACTTTAGGATATCACGGGACTTTTCTAGTTAACTCGGTTTGTCATATATGGGGATCCCATGTTTGGAACACCGGTGATCTCTCCAAAAATAATtg GTGGGTAGCACTACTTAGTTTTGGAGAAGGGTGGCATAATAATCATCATGCATTTGAATATTCAGCTCGACATGGGTTAGAATGGTGGCAAATTGATGTTGGTTGGTATATAATAAGGTTTCTTGAAGTAGTTGGGTTAGCGACCAATGTCAAGTTACCTAGCAAGGATCACAAACTTAAGATGTCGTTTGCTTCTCTTAACAAGTTTGAGTGA
- the LOC110935698 gene encoding delta-9 acyl-lipid desaturase 1 isoform X1, which yields MKNLISVSNPVKESEYGKILFSDVLVTNKRNLFMGRKWRTHDIRMVLWFLFIHLLALLAPFTFTWGAFWAATFTYTLFGSCGLSVSYHRNLAHRSFKLPKWLEYTFAYIGLLSIQRDPIFWVSMHRYHHQYVDSEKDPHSPIFGFWFSHMSWLFDNGYIFEKYQERNNVEDLKNQAFYRFLKRTYALHTIAFTALLYVVGGFSYIVWVLGVAGTLGYHGTFLVNSVCHIWGSHVWNTGDLSKNNWWVALLSFGEGWHNNHHAFEYSARHGLEWWQIDVGWYIIRFLEVVGLATNVKLPSKDHKLKMSFASLNKFE from the exons ATGAAAAACTTGATATCAGTTTCCAATCCCGTAAAAGAGTCCGAATATGGCAAAATACTGTTCTCCGATGTGTTAGTTACAAACAAGAGAAACCTCTTCATGGGTCGTAAATGGAGGACTCACGATATCAGAATGGTTCTGTGGTTCTTGTTCATTCATTTGCTTGCACTTTTGGCCCCCTTTACGTTTACTTGGGGCGCATTCTGGGCTGCAACTTTCACTTACACGTTGTTTGGATCATGCGGTCTAAGTGTGTCGTATCATCGTAACCTAGCACACCGTAGTTTCAAGCTGCCCAAGTGGCTTGAGTACACCTTTGCTTATATTGGACTCCTATCTATACAG AGGGACCCTATATTTTGGGTGAGCATGCATAGATACCACCATCAATATGTTGATTCAGAGAAAGATCCACACTCTCCAATCTTTGGGTTTTGGTTTAGTCATATGAGTTGGCTCTTTGACAATGGTTACATTTTTGAAAAG TATCAAGAACGAAATAATGTTGAGGATTTAAAGAACCAAGCATTCTATAGATTCCTTAAAAGAACATACGCATTGCATACAATTGCATTTACAGCTCTCCTATATGTTGTTGGTGGATTCTCCTATATTGTTTGGGTTTTG GGAGTGGCAGGCACTTTAGGATATCACGGGACTTTTCTAGTTAACTCGGTTTGTCATATATGGGGATCCCATGTTTGGAACACCGGTGATCTCTCCAAAAATAATtg GTGGGTAGCACTACTTAGTTTTGGAGAAGGGTGGCATAATAATCATCATGCATTTGAATATTCAGCTCGACATGGGTTAGAATGGTGGCAAATTGATGTTGGTTGGTATATAATAAGGTTTCTTGAAGTAGTTGGGTTAGCGACCAATGTCAAGTTACCTAGCAAGGATCACAAACTTAAGATGTCGTTTGCTTCTCTTAACAAGTTTGAGTGA
- the LOC110935698 gene encoding palmitoyl-monogalactosyldiacylglycerol delta-7 desaturase, chloroplastic isoform X3, producing the protein MKNLISVSNPVKESEYGKILFSDVLVTNKRNLFMGRKWRTHDIRMVLWFLFIHLLALLAPFTFTWGAFWAATFTYTLFGSCGLSVSYHRNLAHRSFKLPKWLEYTFAYIGLLSIQRDPIFWVSMHRYHHQYVDSEKDPHSPIFGFWFSHMSWLFDNGYIFEKGVAGTLGYHGTFLVNSVCHIWGSHVWNTGDLSKNNWWVALLSFGEGWHNNHHAFEYSARHGLEWWQIDVGWYIIRFLEVVGLATNVKLPSKDHKLKMSFASLNKFE; encoded by the exons ATGAAAAACTTGATATCAGTTTCCAATCCCGTAAAAGAGTCCGAATATGGCAAAATACTGTTCTCCGATGTGTTAGTTACAAACAAGAGAAACCTCTTCATGGGTCGTAAATGGAGGACTCACGATATCAGAATGGTTCTGTGGTTCTTGTTCATTCATTTGCTTGCACTTTTGGCCCCCTTTACGTTTACTTGGGGCGCATTCTGGGCTGCAACTTTCACTTACACGTTGTTTGGATCATGCGGTCTAAGTGTGTCGTATCATCGTAACCTAGCACACCGTAGTTTCAAGCTGCCCAAGTGGCTTGAGTACACCTTTGCTTATATTGGACTCCTATCTATACAG AGGGACCCTATATTTTGGGTGAGCATGCATAGATACCACCATCAATATGTTGATTCAGAGAAAGATCCACACTCTCCAATCTTTGGGTTTTGGTTTAGTCATATGAGTTGGCTCTTTGACAATGGTTACATTTTTGAAAAG GGAGTGGCAGGCACTTTAGGATATCACGGGACTTTTCTAGTTAACTCGGTTTGTCATATATGGGGATCCCATGTTTGGAACACCGGTGATCTCTCCAAAAATAATtg GTGGGTAGCACTACTTAGTTTTGGAGAAGGGTGGCATAATAATCATCATGCATTTGAATATTCAGCTCGACATGGGTTAGAATGGTGGCAAATTGATGTTGGTTGGTATATAATAAGGTTTCTTGAAGTAGTTGGGTTAGCGACCAATGTCAAGTTACCTAGCAAGGATCACAAACTTAAGATGTCGTTTGCTTCTCTTAACAAGTTTGAGTGA